In Episyrphus balteatus chromosome 4, idEpiBalt1.1, whole genome shotgun sequence, the sequence aatcgatctctctctctatcttcctttgttcttatgtgcatcttgtgcttgtgcgtctacgtcttcctgtagaagtcgtcatacgaaaacaagaacaaaataaaaccaaagaaaatagctgtcaaatttgcgtcttcaaaaaaatactacgtgtagaagcgcgcgacgcaccgaaacgaaaatcaaaaagaaattcgaagataattgCTGCGCCTTGAGTCTTTGTGTAGAAGTAGATTTATCAACGAacgcttattatgcttcatatatgttattaataggtgtgtttttttattaccaccggtcttaactggacaaaaaaaacgcctcggggcttaacctgaaatcttggcagcactgcatattaaatgttccgaaaacagcagacacaacaaaaatttagagttgtcatattttcgCTTTCgggtttttcttgtatttttcttgtatgttttacaaagagacacaaaaatgtatgctagcaaaactagttaaataaattttgtcattccaaaagtgagttttcacgtttttaaacaaattctaaacaatttttgaaaaaaatagtttggtagcacagatttaaaactgttcaaaaagttaagcccagaaaaatctccgggctaaacaagtAAGCCcacggggctaaggtgttgttgtatttaacatgtaaattgcttagccccgactgcgttttatttgtccagttaagcccggtggtaataaaaaacacacctaatattattttttttttttttcaattcataaaatttgttcTCTAGgtctgttatcactatttttttcaaggaaattatccatttttgcactgtcacacacacaattacaacaacaaaaaaattactctcattatgttctatcactccagaaaaaggagtaaaaatttagagtactccttaatagtgtgaaagaaaacgacattagctaagtagatttagaataaatctcgctAAATCACGGATTTGGGTTCATCTACcctaaatccaagatttccacctactttcaatccgagatttaaaataaaactcgagatttatgctaaatctacttagctaaatctcggatttaagggtcgcttttgaggagtttttttcaaggggtctttattttcgggggtgcaaacttgggcaaactcttgaaaagcaagattgttttgaatatccagcagttcaataatataaAGGCTATGCActgtcatggtataaaaagagaaggtatgatcattagaaaaaattcagtatcgagaactgtcaaaacttatggcaacttaaggttttgacagcccagcccattgaaattgttgttgtaaacaaatttgtcttggaaattgttattgcttttgactttgccaaatgccaaacgtcaaaaccttattaccccattttgtaagatggcggctctaatgatcataccttgtctttttataccatgataacggtgaccatccgtcccggtttacccctgactgtcccgtatttctatagcttgtccctggtttttatttaggaaacccgggacgtatcagtgtcccgtattttgtaatgtgtcccgtgattgtcccgtatttcaacattctctgatttttgtattcaaaattttaattactttatacgaaaaacaagaaaacagtggttgaaaaataaaagtttttttttaatttttcgaataaaagcattagtttttaaaaattcttcataaattataatttaattccagCTTGTTTTTGTCAGTTTAGAAAGCTGCACTAATATATAAGTCGAATAATGAACAACATATGAATGAGAAAGAacccagctaaatttcaaaacttttaaggacagttgaattcttcttcttcttcctttttctcggcgctgttatgatctcgatgtcgaggggatcataactatcccacgtaactgcttcacactagtgatccgcctgtggggttcgccgggttgacctcagaaatcggcggcaagcctcccggttttgtattgttccatttctaaggccaactgaatgctggtggttttgcatttgcttgtaccaggagtttttaggcctacctttctttctatttcgtgttggaacgatgtatgatattgcttttttgacggggttctcaggatctctcctttgaacatggccgtgtcgtgttcaattttttgggagatggtgtttttaacatgaaggcttcctcggatcttcgtacttctaattctatcaagctttgttactcctgctgtcatacgaagcatcttcatctcagctgccgttaacttactctcatactttttgtacattgtccaacattgtgaaccgtatgtgagtgctggacgcacaactgcggtgtagagtcttcctttcagcttagggggcatttttcgatcacagaagatggcagaattttcccgccacttcatccaccctacgcttacgcgatgattgatatcgtcatcacaagtaccttcgttatttatcatagaccccagatatttcaACTTTTCAGGACAGTTGAATTCcatattacaaaatttcaaaatcatttaaaataaaattaaaatgttaaaaaacagctctcacaattttaataaaacaaattttttcagaagttattaacatttcctattataaaaccgttttcttgatttttgacttcctcgtaaacgacttaaatgatttcaacgaaaatgtttgtttaagcattttattttatttattttattttaattttttttttttgataaaacaaagttttcaaaacggtccaacaaattttttactgGTCCCGGGTTTCACttttagaaatatggtcaccgtaaccaTGATGCACTGTGGcgtgttgcgctattttaaaaacacttatgtaaaatttataatattgtaCTTCAACTTCTCCGtataaaaaaatagagttgcatatacaattaaattttttttagaataccattcataccttaattgtcgatgtccatatcaaaatttttcaccaaaatcacttttaagttaaaaaaaaaaaatacagaagattcactttttttttttaaatcgaaaaaaaaatcgtgttaaCAAAAAGTCGTTtctttatttgtgaggtggagcttttcatgggaaagagatgcaacaaacaataaaattcgcatttccagccagaaatagacatgAGTTTTACTCAAGttatttctgttattattcatatatttaaaCAGGGGCCAAATCGTCGCATCCGTAGACGAAACCTCAAGCGTACGAAAGATAATTTCGTGATACATTAAACGAGCACAGCGATTGGGATGACGGCATACGTTAGAAAAcagaacgaaatttttcgtagaaTGTACAACTGCATAGGCCAAAACATAATTAGTGACAAATTTGACTTCGTCGACCCCTATgcgaggatggccgagtggtctGAGGCGCCTGACTCAAAAAACAATGTTGCCTTCTAAAGATATGGGAGCGTAAATGACATGGGTTCGAATCCCACTTTTgacaagaatttttgttttattttttttatacattttaagagttttattatatttttttgtctaatcacgtcgttttagttttaaaatcaaattttttttccatataattctaatttgaggaattatttttttcttaagtcatTGGGGGTTGGTGCTGGTGCTTTGAACTCTTTTGGTGAAATTTTATTCTGTTAATATATGCCCTAATGTATGTTTTCGTGATTTCAAAtagtttgattatttttaaaataagatattcttatattttcattactttttgaacCCATTAACAATTTGTTCGAAAGCTTCAAACCAAACGAATGACATTCCGTTCAGTTGAATACGAAGTCGTTTGCTGTACGTATGACATCATGCCAAATGaacagatttcgttaacgagttACTCGTTAACGTATGCTACGATTTGACCCCAGCtctgataacactggtcaatacggtttttgccacaagaacccaaATATCTCAAagaacggtaatatctcaaaaacggaggccaattaaatttttctgacttcagattcgaattcagcacatcaaaaacctttataaaagtatatcttggttcttgtggcaaaaaaaagctcaattttgttggccagtgtaatttgatttgtttaaagTATGAACCTGTTCTGAGGGGGGGGGGCAAGTTGCCCCGTGGTctgtgaaaataaataaatttattgactAATATCGGTGGAAAAAAGTGCatccaattaaattttccaatcgagaaaaacaaacaaaatttcattttgaaaaaaggtgtAGTAAAACGAAACATggtaacaaaaattattagatatttaccctgttcctttgggaggtggcaaagtactactagtagtttactagcgattttcaatggaacgcactttcaactaattcaatacaaatcgtatctatatatacctgaatcgaattgaatccggatttgtcgatccgatccgactcggggagctgaatcgaatcgaaaatatgcatatataccTAACGAATTGAATACTTGAGACATAATTTATGGTGGAAATATtgtgtgattgtcttcttatttgcaaattcactgtatgtatgtattatgatatctagttttacttgcactttgcttttggttagatttttctattttactgtaaatatatttaaaacaaaaattgtgttttcaattctatttcaattcgattcctcgatctggtaTAGTCATatatacctggatcgaaatttcaattcagattcaattcgatctttaaatcgTTCATACAAACGGGGTGACTGTAAAATTTACTATGCCGGTAGAGTTCTAGAAGTTAATGTACTAGAAACTagatcatctactcatgagtaaactaccacctctaATGGAACTGGGCtataagtcagctattacacgaagcctcaagaggcgagcctcttttcaaaactaatgaaattccgaaattctgagactctttttttgacgtttctttttccactctttcttttttcaacattccctttcatttctttttgtttcttggtgaaatacaacaacaacaatacttaaatcaaatgagaaatgtcaaatttgagtctttgactcaagaggcatcgtgtaatagtacgcgcctcacagaatgattatcaaaagaaaattcgaaaaaagagtcaagcctcttgaggcttcatttaataGCTGACTAAGCAATTAGCTACACGGATAACTTAAGAATATTCTGAAAAGTGCCTTGAGCAACACTTAGTGgcgggctacacggtgatttttaaATCGCCTAGTCGGGTTGTtggcaagaggggtgaggatttttctctttttggcatttgttcctagaaaatgtgatTTGGAACGTGgttgggcacaacactgtgtatCCAGGCCCTTAAATATATATGTAACTAGTCAAGTTATCTATTACTTTGTCCACAAGATATgtaaatctttttataaaatatttatgcaTAAGCTAGACCAATTCCAAGTCAGCAACAAAACctagtattaaaaaacaaatgtaaaaaaaaaagaaagtctcaataaacttaaattgaattgaaattggatAGCTTAAGAAAAGATACTTTCTAGAACGCGTCCATTAGTGAGCAACAAACTGacataaaaaaagttacaaaatttcccattttaaattttcttcagaTTTACAAGGCGTTGATATGAGTTTGAACCTCATTTTAACCCCACATTAGTTTCAATGACGTTTGGCTGAAGTTTCGAAATATACTAGTAGTACTAGCAAATatacacaacaacaaaacaaaaatgcacaCGCGGGCCGGTTGCTGATTTTCAATGCAATAAAAACTTGAAGAACCAACTGAAAATTATACCTCAATTGATTGGAATTACGCCTCGACCCATAAAGCCGGTTCGTCAttcattataaatataaaataataaaataaataacctCTCTAAAACAGGCTGACGAAAACCTGAACGACCGACATGAGTGAAAAGGTAACCAAACTTGCGTTAGCCAGTCGCATAATCGTTCTCGTTGTGCAGCTCATATCCGATGCTTTGATTCCTGACCATAATGCCGATGTCTTCAAATCTCCCACCAAACTCAACCAACAAACTTCATTCTTAGATAGAACTCTTGACTTCATATTCTCTGGACTAAGACGCTGGGATGCAGAATACTTCCTCCACATCGCCGAGCATGGTTACAGCTACGAGAACTCTCTTGCATTCTATCCTCTCTATCCAACTATCACGGGCATATTAGCAAAGTCAATATATTTCGTGGGAATAGGAGTTTCTTTGCGCACTCTGGTACTCGTTGTTGGAATAGCACTGAATATTTACTTCTTTTGCCGGGCAGCTAATTGCCTATACGAACTTACTCAGAAAATATTCGGAGATCTAAATAAGTCGTGGAATGCCGCTGTCATCTTCTGCTTCAACCCTGCTTCAGTGTTCTTCACGGCTCCTTATTCGGAGGCATTTTTCTGCTGGTTGTCATTTAGCTTGATGCTAGAATGCGTTGGACAGGTTTCGCTATTTACTACATGCCTGGCATCAGCACTCGGCATAGTTTGTCGTTCAAATGGGATGCTAAATTTGGGATTTCCAGTATATTTCATATTGAGGAAAATCTTTTTGAAGCAAACCAAATGGTTGGCTCTTAAACTGGTGGTATTAGTTTTCGTATCAGTGATCCCGCtaacttttttctgtttttatgcGTTCCACCAGTTTTGTTCGAACAATTCTACAATCGAACACCCACCTGAGGTTATTCAATATGCTGTTGAAAGAGAGTATGTTTTGGCTGGCGACCGTATTCCGCCTAACTCTCCTTGGTGCGATCAATCTTTTCCATTTCCTTATACCTACATCCAGAATCACTATTGGAATGTGGGATTCATGAATTACTATGAGTGGAAGCAGTTGCCAAACTTTATTATCGCCTCTCCAATAATTGGATTTATTCtgtatcaaacatttttttatttccgctCGATTTGCAATTTTATTCGTGTCTCGACACTTCAGCAGGCCATAAGTGAATGGAAGTCAATCCCATTTATCGTGCACTGTCTATTCCTGACGATTTTCTGTACATTCTTTACTCATGTTCAGATCACTACGAGAGTTATTTGTTCATCATCGCCTGTCCTCTATTGGTTCGCAGTCAACCATCTACCAAAGACATTCGATAGAATCGAATGGAAGTCTGCCAATTCGGTGGTGCTGCTGTGGTTCAGTGGATATTTTCTTATTGGAACTACTCTGTTCAGTAATTTTTTACCATGGACGTAAACTAGACtagatttttgtgaatgtaattccattaaatttgattttgtctagatttattttatgttattttttttttcgttcctgAGAGTTGAGACTGTCGCTTCAGCaataccccccccccccccccccccgtgATGTATTTGttagtgtaaaataaaattaacaaataaaaacctTAGATTTAACTTAGAGACATGGTTTTGTTGAATAAATAATATCTTAGCTGCAGACATTAAAATATTCTTCTGAGTTatgtttatttctaatttaCTTTGGAGACAGCGCTGCGTGGccaccaattttttgttttattattgaaacttatttaattaatataataatgATTGTTATCTTTTATTCAATTCCAAATATTACACATTACCATGTCTCTAAGGTTAGCGTTAGGTTTGAGCTTTAACGGTAACATAATAAACTccatgaaaaaataacaaaacaattaacaGCTGTTGCAGCTCTAAAATATCGAGGAAACAATAAACTGATTGCTTGTTAAttaattgtttgaaatttttttaataagatttgtactctttttttctgaaaaaaaaaaaaaaataataactaattGTACAGAATATAACGAATTTGTTTTAGAATTGGCTTttgtgtgaaataaaaaaacattaaaagaagcatttgttttcattgacataaaattgaaaaaaaaacgaagtgaagCGCGGATATTTATATTAATGCTAATACCTttctatagtattttttttatttggtttcgtACCTACGAGATCTGTAACAAATTGCATACAtatttacaagtttttttttattgtttcgcAGGGT encodes:
- the LOC129919085 gene encoding GPI mannosyltransferase 2, encoding MSEKVTKLALASRIIVLVVQLISDALIPDHNADVFKSPTKLNQQTSFLDRTLDFIFSGLRRWDAEYFLHIAEHGYSYENSLAFYPLYPTITGILAKSIYFVGIGVSLRTLVLVVGIALNIYFFCRAANCLYELTQKIFGDLNKSWNAAVIFCFNPASVFFTAPYSEAFFCWLSFSLMLECVGQVSLFTTCLASALGIVCRSNGMLNLGFPVYFILRKIFLKQTKWLALKLVVLVFVSVIPLTFFCFYAFHQFCSNNSTIEHPPEVIQYAVEREYVLAGDRIPPNSPWCDQSFPFPYTYIQNHYWNVGFMNYYEWKQLPNFIIASPIIGFILYQTFFYFRSICNFIRVSTLQQAISEWKSIPFIVHCLFLTIFCTFFTHVQITTRVICSSSPVLYWFAVNHLPKTFDRIEWKSANSVVLLWFSGYFLIGTTLFSNFLPWT